The region GGACCGACAAATGGATGATTTAATCAGGCAAGCTGAACAGGGTCATTATAGTCGGAGAAGCCGTGACACACGTAAAAAGGATGAACAAGAAAAAGATAAATCCAAGAATTCTACTTCTGATATAGCTGTTCAAAGTAATGCGTCACAATCAAAAATCATTGACGATATTTTTACAACAGACGTTGAATCGGATGACGACGCTACTAATAAAAAAACAGAGCACTCAGAAAGAAAGGAAACGGCTGAAAACCTTGAGACAACTCCGTTAGATTTTATATCTAAAGCCAAATCGCCATTAAATAGTTCTAATCACAATTTGGCAGGTAAAATTATGATTCCGAAGATAAACATTAATTTGCCACTGTTTGATGACACAAGCGCTAATAGCTTAAGCAATGGTGCAGGAATTCTCCCCGATACAAGTGCCCCAGGTGATGGGATCGGAACATTATCTATCATTGCAGGTCATCGCGGATACTATGGAGCATTCATGTTTCAAAAAATTAATCAGTTGGAATCTGGTGATCGCTTTACGATTAACTATCGTGGTGGAACATACAACTACCGTGTTAATGGGCAAAGGATTGTTAAACCGACTGATCCAAACATCGGGGAAATTAAACCAGATAAAGAAGTTGTTACTCTTCTAACATGTCATCCATTGAACAGTAGTAAATATCGTCTCCTTGTATCAGGAGAAAGAGTTTAGAAAAAGGCTTGTAAATCCGCGTAAAATGGATTTACAAGCCTTTTTTAGTTGCTTCAAAAATTAAATTCAAAAATGAAAATATTTTAAATTAATTGTTGGTATTTAAACATGTAACAGATCTCGTTTAACCAATTCTTCAGCAATCTGAACTGCGTTCCAGGCGGCCCCTTTTAATAGATTATCTGAGACAACCCACAGATTGTAACTACCAGGATTTTCAGTATCCTCTCGAATTCTACCAACGAAGGTATCACGTTTACCAACCGCGTTTATTGGTTGCGGATAGAGCTGTTTTCTAGGGTTATCTTCTAAAACAACTCCTTCGGCGGATTCCAGTACAGATTGAACATTAGAAACAGAAGGATTTTTTTCTAATTCAATATAAATGGATTCACCATGACCAACTGGAACAGGAACTCGTACGCAGGTTGCAGTGACTTTTAAATCTGAATTATCCATATCATGGCGCAAGATTTTTTTCGTTTCATGAATCATTTTCCATTCCTCATGGGTATAGCCGTCGTCTTCAAAAACGTCAATTTGAGGGAGCAAGTTAAAGGCTAAGGGATAATGCCTTTTTTCGCCGCTAACTGGTAAGATGCTTGCTGTTTCTTTTTCGCCATTTAAGTGCTGTTGAGCTTCATTCAAAAGCTCATTCCATGCCATTTGTCCGGCACCAGAAGCAGCTTGGTATGTTGATACGATAACTTGTTTTAACCCAAAGGTCCGATCGAGAGGGGCGAGTGCTACAAGCATTTGAATTGTACTGCAATTTGGATTGGCTATAATTCCATGATGCCAGCTAAGATCTTCGGGATTTACCTCTGGAACAACTAGAGGTACGTTGGGATCCATTCTGAAATAGCTAGTATTATCAACACAAACCGCACCAGATTCGACAGCAGCCGGTAATAACTCTTTGGAAACGGAACCACCAGCAGATGATAGGACGAGATCTATGCCATGGAAGGAATCTTTAGTTGCTTCTTCGATTGTGACGGGATTATCGTGAAAAATTAGCTGCTTTCCTGCTGAACGAGCAGATGCTAGCAGCTTTAAATTGGCTACCTCAATATTCGATTGTTCCAGTTGTTCTAGCATACGAGTGCCCACGGCTCCGGTGGTACCTAGAATTGCAACATTAATTGCTTTCATTATTTTTCCTCCAGTTATTAAGATAAGTGTGCATGCGGCTAACAGCTTCTTTTAGGTGATCCATTGAAGCAGCGTAAGAGAGACGTACGTATCCTTCCCCTCCTGGTCCAAAAACCACTCCCGGTACCAGAGCAAGTTTCCCGTTTTGTGCTAAATCAACAGCAAATGTTCGTGAATTTTGTGGAAAGCCATCCGGAATTTTAGCAAAAAGGTAAAAAGCTCCTTGTGGACTGGCCAGGCTAAATCCCATCTTTTTAAATTCCGTGACAATATAATCACGACGCTTTGAATAAATTTGTTTCATTCTAATGATATCAGCATCTCCGTGTTCAATTGCTTCAGTGGCCGCAACCATAATTGTTGTAGGAACAGTCGTAACTGCAAATCCATGTAATTTTAAAATGTTAGTAACAACTTGCTTAGGGGCTGCTAGGTAACCAACGCGATAACCAGTCATTGCGTAAGATTTCGAAACACCATTAATTAGAATAGTTTGATCAGGTATAAATTCTGTAATTGAAGCATGTTCGGCACCAAAGTTTAATTCACAATATATTTCGTCAACTAAGACAAAGACGCTGTATTTTTTCAAAACTTTTGCAAGTGCTGCAAGTTGTTGCCTAGAGTAAGTTACGCCTGTTGGGTTAGTAGGATAGTTAAGCACCACCATTTTCGTATTAGGATTATGCTGAAGAGCGTCTTCTAACACATCTGGTGTTAATACAAAGTCGGTATTTGAAGTGTCAACCTCGATGGGTACTGCGTCGTTGACAATGGCTACTGCCGAATATAAAGGAAATGCAGGAGTAGGAATAATAACACCATCACCAGATTCTAAGAGAGATGTCATACTGCTATAAATTGCTTCAGTCGCTCCAACTGTAACGATAATTTCAGAGTTAGGATTATATTTTATCTTATTCACTTTTTTAAGATAATTACTTATGGCGGTTCGAAGTTCAATATTGCCAGCGGCTGCAGCATAATGTGACTGATTTTGTTGGACTGCAGAGATTAGAGCATCTTTGATATGGTCGGGTGTATCCAGGTCTGGTTCTCCAAGTGTCAATTTTAGGATTCCTGGAATTGAGGAGACCTCTTGATCAAATTGGCGAATGGCAGAACGTCCGATTTGTGATAAAGATTTTCGAGTTTTACTATGTAATGATTTTTTTAATTCAGGCATTAATCCACGTCCTAATCTAGAATATTTTCAAGTCCGACTACTAATTCAGATAATTGAGTTACTTTTTTACATGCAAGTGCTACGCCGGACATGAATGATTTCCTATCAAAAGAGTCTTGGCGGATGGTTAACGCTTCACCCTCTCCACCAAATAAAACTTGTTCATGGGCAACGTATCCGGGCAATCGGACTGCATGTACAGGCACACCATCTACGATAAGACCACGAGCAAATTTGGCATTGGAATTCTCCATTGATTCTGTGGCTTTTTGTGAGCGAGCCTTGGAAATCTTTTTAGCGGTATTAATTGCTGTACCTGAGGGGGCGTCTTTTTTTCCTTGATGATGCATTTCAATGATTTCTGCATCTGGGAAGTACCTGGCAGCCTGTTGAGCGAATTGCATTAAAAGGACAGCAGATAAACCAAAGTTAGGTGCAATCAGTCCACCAAGCGATTGCTCTTTAGCTAGCACGTGTAGTTTATCAACCTGTGAATCTTGTAGTCCGGTAGTCCCAACAACCGGATGATAGCCATGTTTAATTGCAAATTTTACGTTTTCAAATACGGAACTTGGCACGCTGAAATCTATCCAAATATCAGCTTTAGGTAATTGAGTGGCCTCGTTAGCCACAATAATATTCTTTTCAAGTCCGAAGGTTGTTGGATCAGTGGAAGACAGATGGGGGGAATAGACACCGACTAATTCAAGATCAGGATTGTTTCGAACCATCTGGACTGTATACTGTCCCATTGCTCCCTTAAATCCCGAAACTACAACTGAGTATTTTATATTTTCTGACATGATAATCTCCTATAATTCACTTAAATTTGAGACGTTTAGTGCCGTTGATAATTTTGCTTCCTCATCTGCATTTAAGGGAAGAATTGGAAGGCGTGTGCCACCTACTTTAAATCCAGTTGCATTTAAGACTGCCTTGACTGGAGAAGGTGAGGGATACATAAATAAAGCTGACATCTTTGGGATTAGTTCGCGTTGTATTTTGGCAGCAACATCATGATTACCAGCATAAAAATTAGTAAGCATTTCACGCATTTTATTTCCGTAGATATGACTAGCGACCGAGATAGTTCCTGTTGCGCCAAGAGCTTGTGCACTAATAGTTTGGGCATCTTCTCCTGTATAAACCAAAAAATCGTCGGAAGTATTTTCAACTAGGTATGCAATGTCATTAAGATTTGTGCATTGTTTAATACCAATAATATTAGCATCCTTTGAAAGTTCAACAACCGTTTCATTTTCCATTACCACGCCGGTTCGTCCGGGAATATTATAGATGAGGATTGGCAAGGATGAAGCAGCAGCTACAGCCTTAAAATGAGCAATCATGCCTCGTTGGTTAGGCTTACTGTAATAGGGAACAACCACCAAAGCGGCATTAATCCCCTTTATTTTAGCTACTTCACTCGTGAATTTAATTGTCTCAGCTGTATTGTTTGAACCAGTTCCAGCAATAATGGGAACTCTGTCGTTGATAAATTCGCTGAATTTGGTGTACAGCGCTAATTTTTCATCATGGTTTAAAGTGGGAGTCTCTCCAGTTGTTCCTCCAATTAAAAAACCAGTGGAACCAGTATTTAGCAAGTGGTCCGATAAACGCTCTAAACTATTAAAATTAATTTTTCCTTGCTCATCAAATGGGGTTATGAGCGCCGTTATTAAGTCAGCGGTGTTAAACATTTTGAGTCATCCTTTCATTTAAAAATCCTGTAATTGCTTGAATACCTGTCCAAATGGCACTTTCGTTTGGATCAAATAAATCTGAATGGAGTGGGGCAAGAGAATCTACCCCCAACCAAAACATAGTGCCGGGGATCTTGCTTAGTAAGTACCCAAAGTCTTCACCAGTCATTGCGGGTTCTGTTTTAATAAATTGAACATTATTCGCATTCTGCATGTAACTAATGAAATTAGTTGTTAGTGTTGGATCGTTTTCAACTGGAAGATAACCACCCTGGTTTAGTTCGACATTAACGTCACAATCAAAAGAGAGCGATATTCCAATACATACTTCGCGAACTCTTTTTTGGATATGAAGAATCATCTTTTGGGTAAGACCACGAATAGTTCCTTCTATTCGAGCGGTTCCAGCAATAACGTTTCGGATGGTTCCGGCGGTTATTTTTCCTAGCGTGAGAACTCCACCTTCAATAGGGTCAACGTTACGTGAAACGATTGTTTGAAGTTGTGTAATTAGGTACGCCGCAGCGACGACCATGTCATTGGAGTTTTGTGGATATGCAGCGTGCCCACTTTTGCCGGTTAGAGTGATATTAACTTCAGTTGTTCCTGCGAATAGTGTTCCATTTCGACAACCAATTGCTCCAGAGGGAAGGTCAGGATTATCATGGAGACCGTAGAATTCATCAACATTCCATTCACCATTAAAAATTCCTAATTCATATGCAAATTTCCCACCATTGTCACTCTCTTCAGCTGGTTGGAAAAAGAATATTAAGTTATCAATTGGTTGATGATTTGCAAAATAGTCGAGAAGCCCCAAGGCAACGGTCATATGTAAATCATGTCCACAAGCATGCATCACACCTTCATGCTTTGAACGAAAGTCAGTATCGGTCTGTTCGGAAACTGGAAGGGCATCAATGTCTGCACGGTAGCCAATGTTACGTTTGGGATGACTTCCACCTATTTTCACCAAAAGTGCCGTTGGCAATTCACCAATTTCACGGATCGTTAAAAATTGTTGAGGCATTTTTTTGATTTTCTTTTCGAGTAGACGATGTGTTTCAAATTCATGAAGAGCTAATTCTGGAATTTGGTGGAATTCACGACGGATACTAATTAAATCTGATTCGTTTAACATGATTACTCCTTATGTTATAAGTTACGTAGTCCTTCTTCTAAAGCAGTTTTTTGGGATGTTTGTTCATCAACCATTTTAACCACACGAGCGGGCACTCCGGCAACAACTGAATGTGCAGGAACATCTTTAGTGACGATTGATCCAGCGGCAACGACGGCTCCTTCACCAACGTGAACCCCTTCAATAACTACAGCATTAGCACCAACTAAAACATTATCATCAATTTGTACTGGTGTAGCTGAAGCAGGCTCAACCACACCAGCTAGTACTGCGCCTGCACCAATGTGGCAATTTTTACCGACAAGTGCGCGTCCACCAAGAACAACTCCCATGTCAATCATGGTGTTGTCCCCAATCTCAGCACCAATGTTAATGATTGCTCCCATCATAATGACGGCGTTATCGCCAATTAAGACTTGGTTGCGAATGATTGCTCCGGGTTCGATGCGAGCGTTTATTTCCTTTAAATCAAGCAGGGGTACAGCTGAATTGCGGGCAGTATTTTCTATGTGATAGTGTTCAATTAATGGGTTTTTTAGGAATGCTTTCACGTCATTCCAATCACCAAATATTACACCAGAATGTTGTTCAATGAATGCCTCAATTGAAGATGGTATCTCTAATTGGTATAGCTTTGATCCGGACAAAAATGCTTTGACTGGAGTTTGCTTTTTAGAAGTTGCAATTTGATTGATAATTGATTCTGCATCGAGTTGGCTCATGAATATTCTCCTTTTTAACTGTAAATTTAATAATCCAAATCATTTTGAATTAAATCTCCGTAAGTTTCACGTTTAACCACTAGTTTAGAGTTTCCTTTTTCTGTAAAGACTACGGCTGGCCGCGGATTACGATTATAGTTGCTAGCCATTGAGTAACCATAAGCTCCTGTTGCAAGCATGACAACTACATCGCCTGAATGCGTTTGGGGTAAAGACAAATCATTAATAAGAATATCTCCTGACTCGCAGTATTTACCTGCCAAATGGACATGCTCTACGGGCTCCAGAGTAGGCGCTTTTGCTAATACTGCAGTGTAGTCTGCTTGATAAAGAGCAGGCCTAATGTTATCACCCATACCCCCATCAACAGCAAGATAAGAAGTTAAACCCGGGACGTCCTTGCGTGATCCAATTGAGTATAAACTATAGCCAGCTGGTCCTACAATTGCCCTACCAGGTTCAATCCAAACTTCAGGTAATGGGAGCTGTAAGTTATCTGTTTCGGTTTTAACAGTTTCTAGAATTGTTGCCAACATATCTTCAGGTTTTTGTGGATTATCTTCATTGGTATACCTAATTCCAAATCCACCTCCAATGTTTAAAATTGAAGCTTTAAATCCTAAATTGATTTGCCATTTTTTTAAAATGCTTAGCAACTTTTTAGTTTCAA is a window of Pediococcus claussenii ATCC BAA-344 DNA encoding:
- a CDS encoding class C sortase; translation: MKGYKILISMMIAIGILLMSSTMIFRYIKDRQMDDLIRQAEQGHYSRRSRDTRKKDEQEKDKSKNSTSDIAVQSNASQSKIIDDIFTTDVESDDDATNKKTEHSERKETAENLETTPLDFISKAKSPLNSSNHNLAGKIMIPKININLPLFDDTSANSLSNGAGILPDTSAPGDGIGTLSIIAGHRGYYGAFMFQKINQLESGDRFTINYRGGTYNYRVNGQRIVKPTDPNIGEIKPDKEVVTLLTCHPLNSSKYRLLVSGERV
- a CDS encoding aspartate-semialdehyde dehydrogenase, whose amino-acid sequence is MKAINVAILGTTGAVGTRMLEQLEQSNIEVANLKLLASARSAGKQLIFHDNPVTIEEATKDSFHGIDLVLSSAGGSVSKELLPAAVESGAVCVDNTSYFRMDPNVPLVVPEVNPEDLSWHHGIIANPNCSTIQMLVALAPLDRTFGLKQVIVSTYQAASGAGQMAWNELLNEAQQHLNGEKETASILPVSGEKRHYPLAFNLLPQIDVFEDDGYTHEEWKMIHETKKILRHDMDNSDLKVTATCVRVPVPVGHGESIYIELEKNPSVSNVQSVLESAEGVVLEDNPRKQLYPQPINAVGKRDTFVGRIREDTENPGSYNLWVVSDNLLKGAAWNAVQIAEELVKRDLLHV
- a CDS encoding aminotransferase class I/II-fold pyridoxal phosphate-dependent enzyme; the protein is MPELKKSLHSKTRKSLSQIGRSAIRQFDQEVSSIPGILKLTLGEPDLDTPDHIKDALISAVQQNQSHYAAAAGNIELRTAISNYLKKVNKIKYNPNSEIIVTVGATEAIYSSMTSLLESGDGVIIPTPAFPLYSAVAIVNDAVPIEVDTSNTDFVLTPDVLEDALQHNPNTKMVVLNYPTNPTGVTYSRQQLAALAKVLKKYSVFVLVDEIYCELNFGAEHASITEFIPDQTILINGVSKSYAMTGYRVGYLAAPKQVVTNILKLHGFAVTTVPTTIMVAATEAIEHGDADIIRMKQIYSKRRDYIVTEFKKMGFSLASPQGAFYLFAKIPDGFPQNSRTFAVDLAQNGKLALVPGVVFGPGGEGYVRLSYAASMDHLKEAVSRMHTYLNNWRKNNESN
- the dapB gene encoding 4-hydroxy-tetrahydrodipicolinate reductase, translated to MSENIKYSVVVSGFKGAMGQYTVQMVRNNPDLELVGVYSPHLSSTDPTTFGLEKNIIVANEATQLPKADIWIDFSVPSSVFENVKFAIKHGYHPVVGTTGLQDSQVDKLHVLAKEQSLGGLIAPNFGLSAVLLMQFAQQAARYFPDAEIIEMHHQGKKDAPSGTAINTAKKISKARSQKATESMENSNAKFARGLIVDGVPVHAVRLPGYVAHEQVLFGGEGEALTIRQDSFDRKSFMSGVALACKKVTQLSELVVGLENILD
- the dapA gene encoding 4-hydroxy-tetrahydrodipicolinate synthase; translated protein: MFNTADLITALITPFDEQGKINFNSLERLSDHLLNTGSTGFLIGGTTGETPTLNHDEKLALYTKFSEFINDRVPIIAGTGSNNTAETIKFTSEVAKIKGINAALVVVPYYSKPNQRGMIAHFKAVAAASSLPILIYNIPGRTGVVMENETVVELSKDANIIGIKQCTNLNDIAYLVENTSDDFLVYTGEDAQTISAQALGATGTISVASHIYGNKMREMLTNFYAGNHDVAAKIQRELIPKMSALFMYPSPSPVKAVLNATGFKVGGTRLPILPLNADEEAKLSTALNVSNLSEL
- a CDS encoding N-acetyldiaminopimelate deacetylase, with the translated sequence MLNESDLISIRREFHQIPELALHEFETHRLLEKKIKKMPQQFLTIREIGELPTALLVKIGGSHPKRNIGYRADIDALPVSEQTDTDFRSKHEGVMHACGHDLHMTVALGLLDYFANHQPIDNLIFFFQPAEESDNGGKFAYELGIFNGEWNVDEFYGLHDNPDLPSGAIGCRNGTLFAGTTEVNITLTGKSGHAAYPQNSNDMVVAAAYLITQLQTIVSRNVDPIEGGVLTLGKITAGTIRNVIAGTARIEGTIRGLTQKMILHIQKRVREVCIGISLSFDCDVNVELNQGGYLPVENDPTLTTNFISYMQNANNVQFIKTEPAMTGEDFGYLLSKIPGTMFWLGVDSLAPLHSDLFDPNESAIWTGIQAITGFLNERMTQNV
- the dapD gene encoding 2,3,4,5-tetrahydropyridine-2,6-dicarboxylate N-acetyltransferase, producing the protein MSQLDAESIINQIATSKKQTPVKAFLSGSKLYQLEIPSSIEAFIEQHSGVIFGDWNDVKAFLKNPLIEHYHIENTARNSAVPLLDLKEINARIEPGAIIRNQVLIGDNAVIMMGAIINIGAEIGDNTMIDMGVVLGGRALVGKNCHIGAGAVLAGVVEPASATPVQIDDNVLVGANAVVIEGVHVGEGAVVAAGSIVTKDVPAHSVVAGVPARVVKMVDEQTSQKTALEEGLRNL